A part of Maniola jurtina chromosome 19, ilManJurt1.1, whole genome shotgun sequence genomic DNA contains:
- the LOC123874988 gene encoding dihydrolipoyllysine-residue succinyltransferase component of 2-oxoglutarate dehydrogenase complex, mitochondrial-like, producing the protein MFRRRIMRIVFQGKSSFGTAKGIFRTQDWKLCSRHFNVEHLNLVKPLKLYLLKRQDIQTHAVLRGMEEVKAPTFPDSVTSGDVKLIKKEGDAVAMDEVVLEIETDKTALPVMSPGHGKIAKMLVKDGQAVKSQQPLFTVDVTGVAPAAAPAAKPAAAAAPPPPAAAAPAAAPAPVPAAAPAPAPATTKPAAATVVKKVAAPAGPTPAALKIGDPTKTISGTRTEQPVAMNKMRKRIAERLKEAQNTTAMLTTFNECDMSKLMAFRKANLETFTKKYGVKLSFMSPFLKASANALMDQPVINGVIMGDNIVYRDYVDISVAVATPKGLVTPVVRNVDSMDFPRIELSIAALAEKARNGRLTPADMQGGTFTISNGGVFGSLLSMPIINMPQSAILGMHAIVQRPVAVAGKVEIRPMMYLALSYDHRLIDGREAVMFLRKVKSGVEDPTSILAGI; encoded by the exons ATGTTTAGACGTAGAATCATGAGGATA GTTTTTCAAGGAAAATCGTCATTCGGCACAGCGAAAGGCATTTTTAGAACACAAGATTGGAAATTATGTTCTCGTCATTTCAATGTTGA ACACTTAAATTTAGTCAAACCACTAAAACTCTACTTGTTAAAACGACAAGACATTCAAACACATGCAGTTCTACGAGGTATGGAGGAAGTCAAAGCTCCAACTTTTCCTGATTCAGTGACCAGCGGAGACGTCAA aTTGATAAAGAAAGAAGGGGATGCAGTCGCCATGGACGAGGTGGTTTTGGAAATAGAGACGGACAAAACAGCTTTACCGGTAATGTCGCCGGGCCACGGGAAGATCGCCAAGATGCTGGTCAAGGACGGGCAAGCAGTCAAGTCGCAGCAACCGCTGTTCACG gTTGACGTAACTGGGGTAGCACCAGCAGCGGCCCCGGCAGCCAAGCCCGCCGCTGCAGCTGCCCCACCACCGCCGGCCGCAGCCGCACCAGCAGCCGCACCTGCACCCGTGCCAGCAGCCGCGCCCGCACCAGCTCCTGCTACAACGAAACCAGCTGCAGCTACTGTTGTGAAGAAAGTCGCCGCGCCCGCTGGACCTACT CCAGCGGCATTGAAAATCGGCGATCCCACCAAAACTATTTCGGGCACCCGCACCGAACAGCCAGTAGCTATGAACAAAATGCGAAAACGTATAGCCGAGAGGCTGAAAGAGGCGCAGAACACTACGGCAATGTTGACCACGTTCAATGAGTGTGATATGAG TAAACTTATGGCATTCCGGAAAGCCAATCTCGAAACGTTTACGAAGAAATACGGCGTCAAGTTATCTTTCATGTCGCCATTTTTAAAAGCTTCGGCCAATGCACTCATGGATCAGCCGGTCATCAACGGCGTTATAATGGGCGATAACATTGTTTACAG AGATTACGTGGACATTTCTGTAGCAGTCGCTACCCCAAAAGGCCTGGTGACCCCTGTAGTCCGAAATGTGGACTCCATGGACTTCCCCAGAATTGAGCTTTCTATCGCTGCACTAGCAGAAAAGGCAAGAAATG GGCGGCTGACGCCAGCTGACATGCAAGGCGGCACGTTCACGATCAGCAACGGCGGCGTGTTCGGCTCGTTGCTCTCCATGCCCATCATTAACATGCCGCAGTCTGCGATACTGGGCATGCACGCAATTGTGCAGCGACCCGTTGCCGTGGCAGGAAAG GTGGAAATTAGACCAATGATGTACTTGGCTCTATCGTACGACCACAGATTGATAGATGGCCGTGAAGCTGTGATGTTTCTACGAAAAGTGAAATCCGGAGTGGAAGATCCTACGTCGATTCTAGCTGGGATTTAA